Proteins from one Cicer arietinum cultivar CDC Frontier isolate Library 1 chromosome 3, Cicar.CDCFrontier_v2.0, whole genome shotgun sequence genomic window:
- the LOC101503926 gene encoding uncharacterized protein, with the protein MQKLTPRFIGPYQILKRHGNVACQIALPPSLSNLHSVFHVSQLRNYIFDPSHVIESNKVQIKENLTFETLPLRIEDQKTKELRGKTISLVKVVWGGATGESATWEVQIQMRDSYPELFLSGVSVCLP; encoded by the exons ATGCAAAAGCTTACTCCTCGGTTTATAGGACCTTACCAGATTCTTAAACGTCACGGTAACGTGGCATGTCAGATCGCGTTACCTCCTTCTCTTTCTAATCTTCATAGTGTCTTTCATGTGTCTCAACTTCGCAATTACATTTTCGATCCCTCACACGTGATTGAGTCAAACAAggtccaaataaaagagaatctaaCTTTTGAGACCTTACCGCTACGGATTGAGGACCAAAAGACCAAAGAATTAAGGGGTAAGACGATTTCATTGGTTAAGGTTGTCTGGGGAGGTGCTACTGGTGAAAGTGCTACGTGGGAAGTCCAAATCCAGATGCGCGATTCTTATCCAGAACTGTTTCTGTCAG GCGTGTCTGTGTGTTTGccttag